A single region of the Anomaloglossus baeobatrachus isolate aAnoBae1 chromosome 2, aAnoBae1.hap1, whole genome shotgun sequence genome encodes:
- the LOC142290563 gene encoding homeobox protein Hox-D3a-like produces MQKSLYYDNSGSYAGCGFQDSNAMNYLGHQTYATENDYDSSYCLQPGTTSSSTSNKSEHSMKGINFHLSDVSEQAQKPKSPNSESPNPKSTATQSCPSQPSTGSEPAEVTGTKKSGKSNNPPKQIFPWMKETRQNAKQKKPTPPPTEEDSSLDSSFLSSASKRARTAYTNSQLVELEKEFHFNRYLCRPRRLEMAKLLNLSERQIKIWFQNRRMKYKKDHKGKGGGASPGGQSPSRSPPLIPYPNPLTLDEDSGYDVPMDNQFNKSPGNMYGLTAYSAPLYDNPPAQKRYNQPLLSEYDNPSLHGDAGYDTPGLQGSQSYIGGNYLDNGSGSCSMFNMPHPSSDSIDYSCAAQTPSKHHLGPCDPHPTYTDLNLHPVPQGCSQEPPVLTHL; encoded by the exons ATGCAAAAGTCACTTTACTACGATAACTCAGGGTCTTACGCAGGCTGTGGCTTCCAAGACAGTAATGCCATGAATTACCTGGGGCACCAGACTTATGCCACCGAAAACGACTATGACTCTTCCTACTGTTTGCAGCCAGGAACCACCTCCAGCTCCACCAGCAATAAAAGCGAGCACTCAATGAAGGGCATTAACTTTCATCTGTCTGATGTCTCTGAGCAAGCCCAGAAACCCAAGTCACCCAACTCAGAGTCCCCTAACCCCAAATCCACTGCCACTCAGAGCTGCCCCTCCCAGCCCAGCACTGGAAGTGAGCCTGCAGAAGTCACTGGCACCAAGAAAAGCGGCAAGAGCAACAACCCACCCAAACAGATCTTCCCCTGGATGAAAGAAACACGCCAAAACGCCAAACAGAAGAAGCCGACCCCTCCCCCAACAG AAGAAGACAGCTCGTTGGACAGCAGCTTTCTAAGCTCCGCATCTAAGAGGGCCAGGACTGCTTACACTAATTCCCAGCTGGTGGAGCTGGAGAAGGAATTCCATTTTAATCGCTATCTCTGCCGCCCGAGGAGGCTGGAAATGGCCAAATTGCTAAATTTATCGGAAAGGCAAATAAAGATCTGGTTCCAAAACAGGAGGATGAAGTACAAGAAGGACCACAAGGGGAAGGGTGGGGGAGCGTCTCCTGGAGGACAGTCTCCCAGCAGAAGCCCACCACTGATACCCTACCCCAACCCCCTCACCCTGGATGAGGACAGTGGCTATGACGTGCCCATGGATAACCAGTTCAACAAGAGTCCTGGTAATATGTATGGTTTAACAGCTTATTCTGCACCTCTGTATGACAACCCACCAGCTCAAAAAAGATATAACCAACCCCTGCTCTCTGAGTATGACAACCCTTCTCTTCATGGAGATGCAGGCTATGACACCCCTGGATTACAGGGGAGCCAGAGCTACATTGGAGGGAATTACCTTGATAATGGGTCTGGAAGCTGCTCAATGTTCAATATGCCCCATCCTTCTTCAGATAGCATTGACTACAGCTGTGCTGCACAGACCCCAAGCAAACACCATCTTGGGCCTTGTGATCCACATCCCACCTACACAGACTTAAACTTACATCCTGTGCCTCAGGGGTGTTCCCAGGAGCCTCCAGTGCTGACACATCTGTAG